Within Aphelocoma coerulescens isolate FSJ_1873_10779 chromosome 1A, UR_Acoe_1.0, whole genome shotgun sequence, the genomic segment TGGAGATTTTCTCTTACCTGCTTGATTCTCAGGTAACTGGAggtcagaagaaatttttccttacGTTCTGCATCTTAGTTACTCCTGTGGATTAGGAGAGCACTGTGAAGGGACTGGAAGGTAGTGATCAGTAGAGATTTAAAAAGAGGAGGATGATATGCGCTGCTGAAACACAGTAGCCTGTGAAATTCCTGACTCTCTCGTCTTTCTTTGTGGCGCTGCCTGTGAATGACTGATCAGTGGCTGCTGTGATCCtgtcttcctctgcttccctccctgctgggtACCACttgggacatggagctgtttAATGGCGACCTCATCTAGATGGCAGAATTTATAAGGAGCTGGTTGTTGGTTTTATATAGGATGGTtcagaaaactgtgttttctgagtgCACCCAGCTCTTGTGTCACGGCTGGACAAGGGAAGGGCGATCACTCAGACATTCTGTGTTTTGTCAGCCCTCAGCTGATAAAGAGTATTTCAGAGATCACCCAAGAGGAATTTGAGTAGCTCAAGGGAGCAAAAAGGGACCtcgtgctgtgctgtgctgtgatcaGCATCAGAGAAACTCTTCCCAATAAACAGCACCATTGTAGCCAGTAGCAAGGATCTCCAGTCAGAAAAAAGCAATGGAGGAGGTTTGTACCGAGGATGGCGTCTAAATGCAGACACGTCTACATCCCTATACAAAATAGAGTTCCTCTCGGAATGGCAAGAGAGAAGCCAGTTGCTGCAAGTGTCAGGAGGAGCACATCTTTATGTGGCATTGAGGGAGAGCACATTAGAGTGGAGCGAGCTAAGCTTCAGGAGTTCTGTGTTTtgaggacttttctttttccttttccaaacttgTATTTCTTGTTACAGTGGCTTGTCCATTTCTCAGCCGGGCTATTGATCAGCCACATCTAGTTTAAGAAGTAGTATGGATGGGCCTGAGTATTTTTATCCTGCTTTGCAAAGCCTAAGTTGGTTGTGTGTGATCGTTTGTCAGACAATAAACAGATCTTTGAAAGTGTTCCTAATTCAGGAGAGAAACCCTGACATCCTTGTCTTCACAAAAGATGTGTGAGGTGGGACAGTGCTGGTGTAAACAAAGGGTAGGCCATAAGACTGGATGACATTacaacttcctgtgcatcacaTAAGCAGCATGAATTTCCTTATTTCTCACTAAATCAGTAAATAAATATTAGCCTATGTGATGTGCTGCCTCCAAAGTAAATGTCACAAACAAGTGTGCTTGAGATCgccaaataaaagaaagagctgagcccaggtggTGTTTTCAAGGCCAAGGCTTAATAAGAGTTCCTCAGATCACACTACAGCCTGgaaaggaggggggaggggagatgtaccaacacagcaataaatataaatatttgtagTAAAAAGTTCCActatgaataaaaaaataaaagcctacACCTGCATACCAAGAGCATCCATGGATCATGTCACCCATATTTATATTTGAGAAGGGTTTGTGTGGGAGGgtgcttgtgcctgctttgtacagggaagccctggggttcccaggttcacgactgatgggtctgcactttgtgtctgttgaggctctgggtgcccagggccatgatGAGTTGCTGGGCTGGGGATGGCGGGTGGGGCTGGCCTGTGATGTGCTCTGGggcctgtgacaccacaggggccgtgtcacaatgggggcaGCTAGAAAAGGCCCCGTTGGTTGCCGTTGCCGCCAGTAGAGCCTGGGCAAGCGGTGAGTGCACACAGGTGGTGGggaggccgggctgggggagggctggggcagaagcgccggcagccggggcgtgtgttctgtccctgcacgcagggcccagcccctggCGGGAGCGCCTTGCTCCGGCTCGGTGCTCGCTGGGGCAGCGGTGCAGgccttgcctcctgccagctgccgggggccctctccttcctgctgccacatccctgtggctcctgccctgcaccGGCTGCCTCCATTCCGGCCCTACTGAACCCCTTCTGTGTGTCCTCTTGCAGACCATGGCTTTATTGTCATTGCTCTTCGTGCTCGtgcaaagcctgatccagtacccccagccagctggggatgggctggatgagGCCACGCACTGGCGAatgcaggagcgggaggagctgCTCGACCGCGAGATGgctcggctgctgcaggagctggagcaagggcccccggagcagcaggacgagggctggggagccctgctctttggtgccctgcagcagtggccattctgggctcttgctggactcctgctcctcttgggcCTGTGGTTTAGCTGCAGGAGGAGTCCTGAAGCCAGCGAAACcaacagcagcggcaaggaccagagctcctgcaagaccttgggagaggagaaggaaaaagaagaggaagaagacaatTTGGATTCTGAGGGAGACGGAGAAAACATTGATGTGACTGTGGAGGCAGGTGACAGTGGCAGCggaaatgaaggagaaggcagtcctgtggctgcaaaGGAAGGAGACGACGATGATGCCAATGAACAAGATGAAGATGTGAAGTTGAAGAAAGAAAGTGATGTTAAAAGTGACGATGGCCATGATGCAAAGAAAGATGAAGGCTGGAGTGATGGGAATATGCCAGGAGACAATACTGCTGAAGGAAGTGAAGAAGAACCTGGCAATGTTACTGGAGGTGTGGAAGACCTAGATGAagtaaatgaaggagaaaacaaggatgtgAAGGTGGAGCCAGACAAGGAtgctggaaaggaagaaggagatggaaatgaagaaaaaaccaatGATGTGCATATGAAGGCAGGCAACAGTGATGATGTAAATGAAGGAGTATACGAGGtagatggaaaggaagaaaaagcagatgtgaaggtggaggaaagcagtgatgCCAGTGAACAACAAAGCAGTGATTGGATTGGGCAGGAAGACAACAGTGATGGTGGGAATGCAGTAGACCACAGTGGGTTTGCTgcatctgaggaaaaaaacactcaccttggaaatgaagagaccaatgttgcaaacagaaatgagaaacaGGGTGATGCGAATGCAAATGGAGAGAAGAATGAAGATGCAAAAGCGGGAGAACAAGGTAATGTGGctgccagtgaaaaagaaggCCGTGGTGATGGCAAGGACAAAGGCAGCCGTGGTGGAAttgaagagaaagaagacaCCCGGGACGTTGGGAATAAGCGAGGGATCCTTTTAGTGGATCGCATACAGTGTCCTGTCGAGGACGTGGAGAGAGGTCGCTCAGTGGCAGCGGAGCTGATGGAGAGCTTCACGCGTGTCTTTACTGACAGCGTGAGCAATAGTTTCTACCCGGTGCCTCAAGAAGCCAtcggggtgggcagtgcctttgAGGGTTGGAGTCCCCGTGAGCGGGATGTGGTGTACCGCATGCTGGTCCCACTGAATCCCCCGCCGGGACACGccttccacctggagctgaacagtgccgggcagatggcagcaaggaccttctgcgtccgtgtggagctggtgtgcacgtgcgagagggagcagctgggcgagaagctgttgtgcttcctgcaccactCGCAGAAGGAGCTGCGGCGgaagcagaagcccagcctCCTAGAGACACTCTGCACCGGCTCCTACCTGGACGTGGAGAAAACCTCCCACTGGTTCTACCAGCTGGTGAGATGCTCgtggctgcatttgcctcagtCGTACTCGTGGCACTTggtgtttcagccctgcagccggTCCTGCCAATTCCGGCTGAGcaaaggcaaggagagcctgatGGTGGAGATGCTGTTTGGGGTGCGCCACGGGGACTCCGACATCTTTGTGGTcagccagcccacagaggcccagaaaggcggctccagcagctctgtgagcagccGGCCCGCCAAGGCCGAGTCCATCGCAAGCACAGCGTGGCCTGAGACGtacgctgtggcagaggcaaaattcttccagcacgtggccaggcaggtgccgtgtgagagcttgcacctgaaatgcctgcagctcttcaccttCATCCTGAGGGGCACAGGTTTTTCCAGCTCGACCTGGAAGACTGTGGTCATGCACGTGCTGACCACCGTACCGCTGTCCAAGTGGCGCAGGAGGGAATTTGAGCGGCGGCTGTGGGACATCATGGCATACCTGCGCCGCTGCCTGCAGTTGAAACGCCTGGAGCACTTTGTCCTGGGCAACAAGAGGCTTCCTGCGGAGATCAGCTTGCCGCCGGCAATGCGAACGGTCGAGCCGCTCAACCTCTTTGAGCACCTGGCCCGAGATCCGGCCGCCCACGCGGAGGCGATGCAAGCTTACGGTCAGCTGCGATTCCGCCTCTGgacgctgctctccagccactgagaggaattccctgcacagagctgtgctgggggggctcacacCCGATGGCAGCCACGTGAGCACGGCATCATTCTTGCTTTTTTCGCTGGCAatcctgaagctgctttcctgctcccgTGGATGGAAGATGCTGCGGCACATGGATTCACCGTGCAGAGACACATCTCTGCGTTGCCTTGCCCTTCGCCTTCCAGTTTACCACGGTGCTGTTGCGATGTTCCTATGTCTATGAGGCAGAAACTGGCTCCACCTGCACATCCTTACAGAAGACTATGAACTGAGAGAGGTTTCTTGGCACACCTCCTAGACCAAAAAACAAGCCTGTTAGGGACTTAATGTAGTTCTTCAGTAAGCTGTGCTAATTGTAGTTTTTTAAGGATGTAGTTTTTCTTAGTATATGAAAATACAACAGATAGTTTTAATTCACTCTACCATGGACTACCATTGGTAGTCCAATTTTTCATAATGGGAACTGGATATATTATCCATGCTTCAAGAGGCCCTTTAGTATTGTCAGTGTATAACCTATTTTGTAAAGTTACCCTTAGTTTAGGCAATTAAACTACACTGCTGTAGTTGCTTGGCTGCTTTTCAGTAATATCCAGATATCTATGTTTggaaaaacaataataaaaggagagaagtttCTCAAATTGCCTGAAAAGTGTCCTTCTTTATATTTAACCCAATGGTTCTTAGAGAATGTCCATCCATTGTTGCTACCTGAAAAAATGACAAAGTGACTCAAGCGGTGATTGTGTCCAGCAGTCACATCTCGGTATTGCACTTCTGCAACACTCTAGAGCCAGGCTATTAATTTTGTCTCATGAATGCAAGCAGAAGTCATGATGGTTGAAACagctaaaatattaattaatcctCCCACTGTCGTTATAGAAGTTTCCCCTCCTCATTGAGAGCATGGGAAAGAAAGCTGCTGTGGCCCACGTCAGAGAGGGAAGTCCTCTGAGGGGCCAGGAACAAGCAGCTCCGTGTGAGGAGAGCAGGCCGGAACCTCCCAGAGGAGGATCGCTGCCAACAGCAGAACTCGCTGTTCCACTGAGAGGGAACTGTGCTcgctgagctccctgccttttgcttcctctgctgggcaggcactgctcccaccacagccccttTGGCCCAGCTTGTGGAAGGAGGAGAACACCCTCcttgctcccttctccccaaaCACACACGCCTACTTtgttcccctctcctctgcccccagCTGCAGAGACCTGCCCTGTCCCTTGCCCCAGCTCCAGTCTCTCATCAGTCCCTTCCACAAGGACGTGTGCTCTCAGTGGGTAGGACTTGATCTCTGTGTGCCATTGAGCCTTACGGCCTGACCGCACAGCTTGTGTGGCCTCTGGGGCGATGCTTGGATTCGGGGAGAAGCACGGCCCCCATGGCTTCTTGTTGCACAATCCACCCAGGGCTAGATTGGCCAGGGCCAAAACTATTGCAGGTGGTCAAACTGTGGGTGTGGCTGTGAGTTTTGGTGCATGTGCAAGTgtgctgtgtgtctgaggagcatgctgggagaggggaagggcagaACCTACAGCTGTCCAGTGTTGCCACTGAAACACTGTTGTGTAGCTCAGGTGCTGGTTTTAACTGGTCAGTAGTATGCAACCCCACTAGGATGGAAATTGAAAACAGTGTTCCATAAGAGCAAGCATGGCCAAATGATCTGGATGTCTTTCTGGCACTGAGCTGTTCTTTCAGGCCTTGAAAACAGGGGAGCTCTGATAAAGTAACTGAGCACTTGGTTGGTATTAACTCTCCTTTGCACTGTCAATTCCCCTTCTTTGGGAATACCTCACCCTGCGGGCTCTGTGTCTCTCCTAAGCCTGTTCGTATTGATGTGAGTGTGCTTTTCATGCCCATGCCATCTGGCACTGGTATTACACCAGAGTTGTTCCTGCCACTGCGGTTCAAGGTCTCTCCATTTTTGCATGAAAGTCTCGTCTCCTTTGTTACGGACACTGCACTCCTTAGGAAGCTgagaaatatatttgaaaatagtGGGAAAAACTTTGAAGTGGAAGTGTTGCAAAGATGTGTGGCCAATTTCACAACATCTTTCCTGTGGAACTGCTGCAGGCTGAATGGAGCAAGTCCTGCTGTCAGATGTGCATTCGGAGAAAGCAGGTTTGAATGAAATGAGTCACAGCCAGAGAACTGTCAGCGCTTATCAGTAGTATCAGATACAGGTTTCTGTAGCCAATTGTCCTTTGGATTTACTGAAGAAAACCCCTTCCCGGTTTAAATCCTGGACACTGAAATCCACAAAAAACTCACATTTGCTCCGAAGCAAAGTCCCTTTCCCttacttctgttttccttcatcAGTGGAGCACAAACTGAGTTAGAATTTAAAACTGTGTTGTTCTCTGTACAGCTGCTACCAGAGAGGATGAGCAGAAGTATCAGGACAACCTGCTGGTGTCTTCTCTGGCCATAGACATCTGGGCTGTAAGatgtactgaaataatttatcttGCCTCAGCGTTGCCGTGTTCATGTCCAGAGAATGGCCTGTTGTCAGAAGCCTTTCTGAAGACGCAGTTAGTTGAAAATTGCAGGTGCGGGTGCTTGCAACTACTCTAACCTTTTGTGCATCCTTCTGAGGGAAGCATAGTCTGAAATGAAGAAGTGGCAGTATTTTGAAGGCAAGTGCAATAGAAGGAGGGTAATTTGTTTGGAAAGGTGGGGATAGCACTGCCTATCATTTCACAAAGCATTCTTTGAGAAGGGAAGAGCTGCGTGCCTTAAGGTGCTAATCATGATCAGCATGTTCCATTCTGAACACCTGGACATGCTTGCAAAATACAGGACATGCctccatccaggctggaaagaaggagcccactgctgcagggtggagtgGGTTCCTTTGTGCAAGTCAGCACAAGTCCCAAAGCCTTGAGGTGGATTGGAAGGTAGAGAGCTTCTAGACACAAGCTACTGCCAGAGTGTTTGGTTGGTGTTGCCTGTTCCTCAGAGTGTGGACTAATCTCCACTCTTCATTCCCCGTGACtatttccttcctaaggaagaTTCACGCCTTTCTGATTgcaggtcatgtgcttatgCAGCTAAAGgtagctgggaggctgctgagctgagctgagctgagctgagctgagctgagctggtaGGCTAAGTGGAGCAGTAAAAGTCATTCACAGTCAGTGAGTTGACCTCAGGTCCTTCAAATAATgcagtccaagaagattttgccAGTATTTCCACTGGAAGCCTACCACGGGtctcttgctttttctgtgtttgactgGCTGGTAGATTGGGAGGGACAAGAGGGTGTGAAATGCTTGAGCAGGGCATGaatgaaatggcttttttctttagttgGTCCTAGGCGTCTCAACCTGAAGTTCTagggagagagagtgggagtggcagagtttgtttaaagctgccttttctccagggtCAGCAAATGAATAGGCTCTTTACCACTCTGGGTCTGGTAGTGTGGGCTTTCTGAATAGCTTTAGCTACAGGTGAGTTTATGAAACACCTTCCTTAGAGTAGGGTGGAGATTTTCTCTTACCTGCTTGATTCTCAGGTAACTGGAggtcagaagaaatttttccttacGTTCTGCATCTTAGTTACTCCTGTGGATTAGGAGAGCACTGTGAAGGGACTGGAAGGTAGTGATCAGTAGAGATTTAAAAAGAGGAGGATGATATGCGCTGCTGAAACACAGTAGCCTGTGAAATTCCTGACTCTCTCGTCTTTCTTTGTGGCGCTGCCTGTGAATGACTGATCAGTGGCTGCTGTGATCCtgtcttcctctgcttccctccctgctgggtACCACttgggacatggagctgtttAATGGCGACCTCATCTAGATGGCAGAATTTATAAGGAGCTGGTTGTTGGTTTTATATAGGATGGTtcagaaaactgtgttttctgagtgCACCCAGCTCTTGTGTCACGGCTGGACAAGGGAAGGGCGATCACTCAGACATTCTGTGTTTTGTCAGCCCTCAGCTGATAAAGAGTATTTCAGAGATCACCCAAGAGGAATTTGAGTAGCTCAAGGGAGCAAAAAGGGACCtcgtgctgtgctgtgctgtgatcaGCATCAGAGAAACTCTTCCCAATAAACAGCACCATTGTAGCCAGTAGCAAGGATCTCCAGTCAGAAAAAAGCAATGGAGGAGGTTTGTACCGAGGATGGCGTCTAAATGCAGACACGTCTACATCCCTATACAAAATAGAGTTCCTCTCGGAATGGCAAGAGAGAAGCCAGTTGCTGCAAGTGTCAGGAGGAGCACATCTTTATGTGGCATTGAGGGAGAGCACATTAGAGTGGAGCGAGCTAAGCTTCAGGAGTTCTGTGTTTtgaggacttttctttttccttttccaaacttgTATTTCTTGTTACAGTGGCTTGTCCATTTCTCAGCCGGGCTATTGATCAGCCACATCTAGTTTAAGAAGTAGTATGGATGGGCCTGAGTATTTTTATCCTGCTTTGCAAAGCCTAAGTTGGTTGTGTGTGATCGTTTGTCAGACAATAAACAGATCTTTGAAAGTGTTCCTAATTCAGGAGAGAAACCCTGACATCCTTGTCTTCACAAAAGATGTGTGAGGTGGGACAGTGCTGGTGTAAACAAAGGGTAGGCCATAAGACTGGATGACATTacaacttcctgtgcatcacaTAAGCAGCATGAATTTCCTTATTTCTCACTAAATCAGTAAATAAATATTAGCCTATGTGATGTGCTGCCTCCAAAGTAAATGTCACAAACAAGTGTGCTTGAGATCgccaaataaaagaaagagctgagcccaggtggTGTTTTCAAGGCCAAGGCTTAATAAGAGTTCCTCAGATCACACTACAGCCTGgaaaggaggggggaggggagatgtaccaacacagcaataaatataaatatttgtagTAAAAAGTTCCActatgaataaaaaaataaaagcctacACCTGCATACCAAGAGCATCCATGGATCATGTCACCCATATTTATATTTGAGAAGGGTTTGTGTGGGAGGgtgcttgtgcctgctttgtacagggaagccctggggttcccaggttcacgactgatgggtctgcactttgtgtctgttgaggctctgggtgcccagggccatgatGAGTTGCTGGGCTGGGGATGGCGGGTGGGGCTGGCCTGTGATGTGCTCTGGggcctgtgacaccacaggggccgtgtcacaatgggggcaGCTAGAAAAGGCCCCGTTGGTTGCCGTTGCCGCCAGTAGAGCCTGGGCAAGCGGTGAGTGCACACAGGTGGTGGggaggccgggctgggggagggctggggcagaagcgccggcagccggggcgtgtgttctgtccctgcacgcagggcccagcccctggCGGGAGCGCCTTGCTCCGGCTCGGTGCTCGCTGGGGCAGCGGTGCAGgccttgcctcctgccagctgccgggggccctctccttcctgctgccacatccctgtggctcctgccccGCACCGGCTGCCTCCATTCCGGCCCTACTGAACCCCTTCTGTGTGTCCTCTTGCAGACCATGGCTTTATTGTCATTGCTCTTCGTGCTCGtgcaaagcctgatccagtacccccagccagctggggatgggctggatgagGCCACGCACCGGCGAatgcaggagcgggaggagctgCTCGACCGCGAGATGgctcggctgctgcaggagctggagcaagggcccccggagcagcaggacgagggctggggagccctgctctttggtgccctgcagcagtggccattctgggctcttgctggactcctgctcctcttgggcCTGTGGTTTAGCTGCAGGAGGAGTCCTGAAGCCAGCGAAACcaacagcagcggcaaggaccagagctcctgcaagaccttgggagaggagaaggaaaaagaagaggaagaagacaatTTGGATTCTGAGGGAGACGGAGAAAACATTGATGTGACTGTGGAGGCAGGTGACAGTGGCAGCggaaatgaaggagaaggcagtcctgtggctgcaaaGGAAGGAGACGACGATGATGCCAATGAACAAGATGAAGATGTGAAGTTGAAGAAAGAAAGTGATGTTAAAAGTGACGATGGCCATGATGCAAAGAAAGATGAAGGCTGGAGTGATGGGAATATGCCAGGAGACAATACTGCTGAAGGAAGTGAAGAAGAACCTGGCAATGTTACTGGAGGTGTGGAAGACCTAGATGAagtaaatgaaggagaaaacaaggatgtgAAGGTGGAGCCAGACAAGGAtgctggaaaggaagaaggagatggaaatgaagaaaaaaccaatGATGTGCATATGAAGGCAGGCAACAGTGATGATGTAAATGAAGGAGTATACGAGGtagatggaaaggaagaaaaagcagatgtgaaggtggaggaaagcagtgatgCCAGTGAACAACAAAGCAGTGATTGGATTGGGCAGGAAGACAACAGTGATGGTGGGAATGCAGTAGACCACAGTGGGTTTGCTgcatctgaggaaaaaaacactcaccttggaaatgaagagaccaatgttgcaaacagaaatgagaaacaGGGTGATGCGAATGCAAATGGAGAGAAGAATGAAGATGCAAAAGCGGGAGAACAAGGTAATGTGGctgccagtgaaaaagaaggCCGTGGTGATGGCAAGGACAAAGGCAGCCGTGGTGGAAttgaagagaaagaagacaCCCGGGACGTTGGGAATAAGCGAGGGATCCTTTTAGTGGATCGCAT encodes:
- the LOC138104561 gene encoding inositol 1,4,5-trisphosphate receptor-interacting protein-like 1 codes for the protein MPGDNTAEGSEEEPGNVTGGVEDLDEVNEGENKDVKVEPDKDAGKEEGDGNEEKTNDVHMKAGNSDDVNEGVYEVDGKEEKADVKVEESSDASEQQSSDWIGQEDNSDGGNAVDHSGFAASEEKNTHLGNEETNVANRNEKQGDANANGEKNEDAKAGEQGNVAASEKEGRGDGKDKGSRGGIEEKEDTRDVGNKRGILLVDRIQCPVEDVERGRSVAAELMESFTRVFTDSVSNSFYPVPQEAIGVGSAFEGWSPRERDVVYRMLVPLNPPPGHAFHLELNSAGQMAARTFCVRVELVCTCEREQLGEKLLCFLHHSQKELRRKQKPSLLETLCTGSYLDVEKTSHWFYQLVRCSWLHLPQSYSWHLVFQPCSRSCQFRLSKGKESLMVEMLFGVRHGDSDIFVVSQPTEAQKGGSSSSVSSRPAKAESIASTAWPETYAVAEAKFFQHVARQVPCESLHLKCLQLFTFILRGTGFSSSTWKTVVMHVLTTVPLSKWRRREFERRLWDIMAYLRRCLQLKRLEHFVLGNKRLPAEISLPPAMRTVEPLNLFEHLARDPAAHAEAMQAYGQLRFRLWTLLSSH